A genomic window from Pirellulales bacterium includes:
- the ribD gene encoding bifunctional diaminohydroxyphosphoribosylaminopyrimidine deaminase/5-amino-6-(5-phosphoribosylamino)uracil reductase RibD, whose translation MPDAETVSPRPRDLDVWHIRRALAIAEQGRGLVEPNPLVGCVVAHRAEIIGEGFHNRYGGPHAEVIALSIAGRRAKGATLYVTLEPCCHFGKTPPCTRAILDAGIAEVVVAQQDPFPQVSGGGVAELRAHGIDVHVGVMQAEAERLNAPYLKLVKHARPWVIAKWAMTLDGHTATTSGASRWISNDESRAVVHQLRGRVDAIIVGRGTATTDDPLLTARPAGARVATRVVLDSQAALSLESQLVRTTSDAPVLIAAASAAPAANVARLRDAGCEVFLCAGETTQERLDALLAELGRRRMTNVLVEGGATLLGSLFDAGAVDEVHAFIAPHVFGGHGSPSAVGGIGVQGPPAAWSLEEPAIELLSGDVYVHGHVRKRAL comes from the coding sequence ATGCCGGACGCCGAGACTGTCAGCCCACGCCCGCGCGACTTGGACGTCTGGCATATTCGCCGGGCATTAGCGATCGCGGAGCAGGGGCGCGGTCTGGTCGAACCGAATCCGCTGGTGGGATGTGTCGTCGCGCATCGCGCTGAGATCATCGGCGAAGGGTTTCATAATCGGTATGGTGGTCCTCACGCCGAGGTGATTGCCTTGTCGATCGCCGGGCGGCGTGCGAAGGGCGCGACGTTGTACGTCACGCTCGAGCCGTGTTGCCACTTCGGCAAGACGCCCCCCTGCACGCGGGCCATCCTCGACGCAGGCATCGCGGAAGTCGTCGTTGCGCAGCAAGATCCCTTTCCCCAAGTCAGTGGCGGCGGTGTCGCCGAGCTGCGCGCTCACGGCATCGACGTACATGTCGGCGTCATGCAAGCCGAGGCCGAGCGCTTGAACGCGCCGTATCTAAAGCTGGTCAAGCATGCCCGGCCGTGGGTGATCGCGAAATGGGCCATGACGCTTGACGGGCATACCGCTACGACCAGCGGAGCGAGCCGCTGGATTTCGAACGACGAGTCCCGGGCCGTCGTACATCAATTGCGCGGGCGCGTCGATGCGATCATCGTGGGGCGCGGCACGGCCACGACCGATGATCCGCTGCTGACGGCCCGGCCGGCCGGAGCACGCGTTGCCACGCGCGTCGTGCTGGACTCGCAGGCGGCGCTTTCGCTTGAGAGCCAATTGGTGCGCACCACGTCGGACGCGCCGGTGCTGATTGCCGCCGCGAGTGCCGCGCCGGCCGCCAATGTCGCCCGCCTACGCGACGCGGGTTGCGAGGTGTTTTTGTGTGCCGGCGAGACGACGCAGGAGCGGCTCGATGCTTTGCTTGCCGAACTCGGGCGGCGGCGGATGACGAACGTCCTGGTCGAAGGGGGCGCGACGCTATTGGGTTCGCTTTTCGACGCAGGTGCCGTGGACGAGGTGCATGCCTTTATCGCGCCGCACGTGTTCGGCGGCCACGGTTCGCCATCGGCGGTGGGGGGCATAGGGGTACAGGGACCGCCCGCGGCCTGGTCGCTCGAAGAACCGGCCATCGAACTGCTCTCCGGCGACGTTTACGTACACGGGCACGTGCGAAAACGGGCACTTTAG
- a CDS encoding DUF1569 domain-containing protein has product MAVDTKKVRGRRRLRFHSFDEMLAEAEALAAAGEVTSLGNWSVGQTLKHLGVAMEGSINGSGFKVPLWLTIVGRIYVKRLLLNGPFPAGYKLPASAGKRLIPDQTSPAEGMAALSQGLERLRSETARSRHPVAGPLTIEEWDRFHLRHAEMHMSFLVPEGEAASTGASHL; this is encoded by the coding sequence ATGGCCGTCGACACGAAGAAAGTCCGCGGACGCCGCCGGCTCCGCTTTCATTCTTTCGACGAAATGCTGGCCGAAGCCGAGGCGTTGGCCGCTGCCGGCGAAGTGACTTCGCTCGGCAATTGGTCCGTCGGGCAGACGCTCAAACATCTGGGCGTGGCCATGGAAGGGTCGATCAACGGTTCTGGCTTCAAAGTTCCTCTGTGGCTCACGATCGTGGGCCGGATCTACGTTAAGCGATTGTTGCTCAATGGCCCGTTTCCCGCCGGGTATAAACTTCCCGCGTCCGCCGGCAAGCGGCTGATTCCCGATCAAACGTCTCCGGCCGAAGGCATGGCGGCGCTCAGCCAAGGCCTCGAGCGGTTGCGCAGCGAGACGGCCCGCTCGCGCCATCCGGTTGCCGGCCCACTGACGATTGAGGAATGGGACCGCTTCCACCTGCGCCACGCCGAAATGCACATGAGTTTTTTGGTGCCCGAGGGGGAAGCGGCATCCACCGGCGCGTCTCATCTGTAG